One Triticum dicoccoides isolate Atlit2015 ecotype Zavitan chromosome 5B, WEW_v2.0, whole genome shotgun sequence genomic window carries:
- the LOC119307385 gene encoding uncharacterized protein LOC119307385 isoform X3: protein MPRFTCFLMSNYFLLLLYSTSSLKAYTFLCCCYIHEFDRRRDWRYTVGRTVEQNSASINRHGVRKWKVVPAATVHWFKSDTELTMDVELVDTMDNKPMKLQKSRFGYGLKCN, encoded by the exons ATGCCTCGGTTCACCTGCTTCCTGatgtccaattattttttgttgtTGCTATATTCAACCTCATCTCTGAAAGCCTACACCTTCCTGTGCTGTTGCTATATTCACGAGTTTGACAGGAGAAGGGACTGGAGGTATACAGTAGGCAGAACAGTGGAACAAAACTCAGCTTCAATTAATCGACATG GTGTTCGCAAATGGAAAGTCGTTCCTGCTGCTACAGTTCATTGGTTCAAGTCCGACACTGAGCTCACAATGGACGTTGAGTTGGTGGACACAATGGACAATAAGCCCATGAAGCTCCAGAAGTCCAGATTTGGATACG
- the LOC119307385 gene encoding uncharacterized protein LOC119307385 isoform X2, translating to MPRFTCFLMSNYFLLLLYSTSSLKAYTFLCCCYIHEFDRRRDWRYTVGRTVEQNSASINRHGVRKWKVVPAATVHWFKSDTELTMDVELVDTMDNKPMKLQKSRFGYVLDVTNCMTC from the exons ATGCCTCGGTTCACCTGCTTCCTGatgtccaattattttttgttgtTGCTATATTCAACCTCATCTCTGAAAGCCTACACCTTCCTGTGCTGTTGCTATATTCACGAGTTTGACAGGAGAAGGGACTGGAGGTATACAGTAGGCAGAACAGTGGAACAAAACTCAGCTTCAATTAATCGACATG GTGTTCGCAAATGGAAAGTCGTTCCTGCTGCTACAGTTCATTGGTTCAAGTCCGACACTGAGCTCACAATGGACGTTGAGTTGGTGGACACAATGGACAATAAGCCCATGAAGCTCCAGAAGTCCAGATTTGGATACG